ggaaagaaggaagtagaACTGGAGAGAGTGATGTAGACAGACAGAAGGAAGGGTAAACAGAAAGTTACACAGagatagaaaggaaagaacaaagggtCCCACAGAAGGAGGCTGAGAAAGAGAACACTGAAAGGACTTGAGGAATGTAGAGGGGTACTTAGGGGCTCTCGGCTTAAGGCCCAGTCCTGGGCAGATACCCGGGCTCTTACTTCCAGCTTCCTATTGGTCGCTTCTCCAAACCCCCAGCTCCACCCCCAGGGACGGGGGGATTCTGACTAGGTATGTGGATGGGATCACTGGGACCCTGACTCCAGGGTTCCCAGCTTCCCTTATCCCCATGCCAGATGAGCATGAATGTAGCAGGTGGGATTATTGCTGGAAGATTGAGGTCATGAGACTGCGTGAGCACTCAGAGATTTGAAAGACAAGACATCCAGGCAGAGAATGCCAGGTTCCTAGAAGCAAAGGCCCATGAAGGATGTCATGATATCCAAGGGGAGGGAAGAGCCAGGAACCCTCTGCTCAACTTTCTCTTCTGATCCAAGAGCCACTGACCTTCTTTGCCTGACTCAAGATGAGAGTTAAGGGGTCCAGAGACTCTTGGGTCAGTCAGGGAGATGGGTGGAGGTCCAAGAGGCAAGACGTAGCCCCTTAACAAAGAATCCCCTCCTGCCTCTAGAGGAGGAATGCACCTTATCCAGGCAAACTACAGAGACGATGAGCCAAGAAGGATCTCCAGCAGAGGCTGACTAGAGGAAGAAAATGGCCAACTTGCTCACCTTCAGCAGCCATGAGGGAGGCTCTGAGAAACACGCTTTCCATTCCAGAAGTTGCAGAAGAGGAGGTTCTGGACCCAGCGGGAGCATGTCCAGAAACTAACATCAAAGCAGATGCCCCGCTCTCAGGGACTGAGGGGGAGGCCGGGGCTCTGAGCagccttctgcctctgcctgtctggGTGAGGGGTCTAGCTGATCCCTCTCCTCACTCCAGAGCTTCTGTCTCCCCCGCAGAGGAAGCAGCTAGCAGAAGTGCTCCAGGAGACTGACAGTCTCTCAGGGGAGCAACAGCCCAGCTAGACTATCAGACAGTGCCTCTGAGAGGGGCGTTGTCCCCTGAAGCAGCGGCCAGTGGAGCCTGGAGGAGCCCCTCGGCCACAGCCACAGCTGTTGCTGCCGTCCAAGCAGGAACTTGGACAGGCAGCTCGGCCTTTGGAGCAAGGGGAAATCGGGCAAGATGAGGGATGGCAGCAGGTCAAGTGTGGACCAGTGCATGGGATGCAGCAGCTGTGGGGACAAGTCAAGGgcgggcaggcagggcagggagggcaggggcaggtaCAGGGTGGGCCAGGGAGGCCGGGACAGGAGGGGCAGGTGGCTGCATAAGAGGGATACGCAGTGCaggagcaggtgggaggaggaCAGCTAGGGCAGGGGCAAAAACAGGCGGAGGGGGGACAGGACAGACAAGGAGAGGCAGCTGGTGGGCCGTGCCCAGAGGGTGGAGGGGGCTGTTGGTGGGTAGCCTTCTTGTTCCGAGGCCCCAAGCGTAGGCCGAGAGAGAAGTCCATTCAGCTGCAGGAGCGGCCAGGCTGGGGGTTGGGtgaagggaagggcaggggtgAAGTAGGAGGGGCGGACTGAGAgaggcaggggtaggggcaggatTAAACCTAAGACACGGCTGAGCCTTTGCTGATCCTGCTGGGAGCTCAGACCTCCGCAGCCAGCCCTCCCCTTCCAGGCCTGCCCAGCGATGCTCTCCTGGAATGCTACCCTCCACTGAAAATTCTCTGCACCACAGCAGAACCCGTTCCTCAAATGTGACGCTTTCATGCCTCCAGTCCTTTGTTTCCACCGTTCCTTCTGCTCTGCTCCcaatgctctttttcttttcgCTGCCTGGTGAGGTTCTCTCATCTCTGAAGTCTTCCCCTTTATTCgatcaaaatgttttttcttgaGCTCCAGGCACCTGACACCTGCCTGGGTAAGGAAGGACCCCTGCCCAGCGCGCCCTGGCCCTGACGGCCAGGCCGGCCACCACCGGACCTGCCCTGGCTGCCTCTAGCTCCCAGACTGTTCCCCGAGGGCATTTAGGGAAGCAGCCCCAGCCGCCACCCCAGAGCTGTCTGAGACACTGAGCCAGGGATGTTGGAGGGAACTGGCAGTGGAGGGAGGATGCTTAGGTTCTGGGGATTTCCAGCCAGGGCAAATCCcaggtgttggggtgggggtgctcagCTGTCTCTGGAAGACTGACAACCAACCTGGACAATTATTATTTGAGGACTTATCGTGTAAAAGGGAGTGAATGAGGCAGCTAAGTTTCCTCTTTTATAGAGTGCCCATAAAagtgaggggtggggcagggtggggaccaaaaccaaacaagtaaataaacaaatacataagctTATTTCAGAGCATGAGAATGGCTGTGGGAAACCCAGAGTGCCCTGATGACaagtggctcagagaggtgggcCCATCAGCAGGGGCAGCTAGTCAGCCCCCAAACTGTCAGGTATGACAGCGCTTAAAGGTTTGGGGCGAGATACAGTCTGTCAAGCC
The sequence above is drawn from the Neomonachus schauinslandi chromosome 5, ASM220157v2, whole genome shotgun sequence genome and encodes:
- the LOC123324836 gene encoding sperm mitochondrial-associated cysteine-rich protein-like, which gives rise to MDFSLGLRLGPRNKKATHQQPPPPSGHGPPAASPCLSCPPSACFCPCPSCPPPTCSCTAYPSYAATCPSCPGLPGPPCTCPCPPCPACPPLTCPHSCCIPCTGPHLTCCHPSSCPISPCSKGRAACPSSCLDGSNSCGCGRGAPPGSTGRCFRGQRPSQRHCLIV